The following are encoded together in the Bradyrhizobium sp. CCGUVB1N3 genome:
- a CDS encoding CoA ester lyase — MTRPRRSHLFMPGSNPRALEKARNLPADGLILDLEDSVAPDAKAVARDQIAAAIAAKGFGRREILIRTNGLDTPWWADDVAMAAKASPDGILVPKVSSVEDLDTIGRWLAELGAAPNVKVWAMIETARAVLHAEELSAASRDPNTRLVGFVFGPNDISRETRIRMLEGRAAMIPMITHCILATRAHGLEILDGPYSDINNSSGFATECAQGRDLGFDGKTLIHPSQIEACNVIFTPPEEDVTRARKIIAAFELPENISRGAIRLDGQMVERLHADMARRTIAIADAIVAMGKA; from the coding sequence ATGACCCGCCCGCGCCGCAGCCATCTGTTCATGCCTGGCTCCAACCCCCGCGCGCTGGAAAAGGCCCGCAACCTGCCGGCCGACGGCCTGATCCTGGACCTGGAGGACTCCGTCGCCCCCGATGCCAAGGCGGTGGCGCGGGACCAGATCGCCGCGGCGATCGCCGCAAAAGGCTTTGGCAGGCGCGAGATCCTGATCCGGACCAACGGTCTCGATACGCCCTGGTGGGCCGACGATGTCGCCATGGCCGCCAAGGCATCGCCGGACGGCATCCTGGTTCCAAAGGTCTCCAGCGTCGAGGATCTCGACACGATCGGCCGGTGGCTCGCCGAACTCGGCGCGGCCCCGAACGTGAAGGTCTGGGCCATGATCGAGACCGCGCGCGCGGTGCTGCATGCCGAGGAACTGTCGGCGGCCTCGCGCGATCCCAACACGCGTCTCGTCGGCTTCGTGTTCGGGCCGAACGACATCTCGCGCGAGACGCGAATCAGGATGCTGGAGGGCCGCGCCGCGATGATCCCGATGATCACCCATTGCATCCTGGCGACGCGCGCGCACGGCCTCGAAATCCTCGATGGGCCCTATAGCGACATCAACAATTCGAGCGGCTTTGCCACCGAATGCGCGCAGGGGCGCGATCTCGGCTTCGACGGCAAGACGCTGATTCATCCCTCGCAGATCGAGGCCTGCAACGTCATCTTCACGCCGCCCGAGGAGGACGTCACGCGGGCCCGCAAAATCATCGCGGCGTTCGAATTGCCGGAGAATATCTCGCGCGGCGCCATCCGCCTCGACGGCCAGATGGTCGAACGCCTGCACGCCGACATGGCGCGGCGCACGATCGCCATCGCGGATGCGATCGTCGCGATGGGTAAGGCGTAG
- a CDS encoding carbonic anhydrase: MVTFPEHLLQGYKAFATQRLPAEQSRYRELSVKGQSPEVMVIGCCDSRVSPEVIFDVGPGELFVVRNIANLVPTYQPDENAHGVSAALEYAVTVLKVKHIVVLGHAQCGGIRAFVDKIEPLTPGDFIGKWMQMFIKPGEVVEQRERETMAQFVERIEKAGVFRSLENLMTFPFVRKAVDAGQMQLHGAYFGVAEGSLFVLDKVAKEFRSVGDAG, translated from the coding sequence ATGGTCACATTCCCTGAGCACTTGCTGCAAGGCTACAAGGCCTTCGCCACCCAGCGGCTGCCGGCCGAGCAGAGCCGCTATCGCGAACTGTCGGTGAAGGGGCAGTCGCCGGAAGTGATGGTGATCGGCTGCTGCGATTCCCGTGTCTCGCCCGAAGTGATCTTCGACGTCGGCCCGGGCGAGCTCTTCGTCGTCCGCAACATCGCCAATCTGGTGCCGACGTATCAGCCCGACGAGAACGCGCATGGCGTCTCGGCGGCGCTGGAATATGCCGTGACGGTGCTGAAGGTGAAGCACATCGTGGTGCTCGGGCACGCGCAATGCGGCGGCATCCGCGCCTTCGTCGACAAGATCGAGCCGCTCACACCCGGCGACTTCATCGGCAAATGGATGCAGATGTTCATCAAGCCCGGCGAGGTCGTCGAGCAGCGCGAGCGCGAGACGATGGCGCAATTCGTCGAGCGCATCGAGAAGGCCGGGGTGTTCCGCAGCCTCGAAAACCTCATGACCTTCCCGTTCGTGCGCAAGGCGGTCGACGCCGGCCAGATGCAGCTCCACGGCGCCTATTTCGGCGTCGCGGAGGGATCGCTGTTCGTGCTCGACAAGGTCGCGAAGGAATTTCGCAGCGTGGGGGATGCAGGGTAG
- a CDS encoding aspartate-semialdehyde dehydrogenase, giving the protein MGYKVAVVGATGNVGREMLNILDERKFPADEVVALASRRSVGVEVSYGDRTLKVKALEHYDFSDIDICLMSAGGSVSKEWSPKIGAAGAVVIDNSSAWRMDPDVPLIVPEVNADATKGFAKKNIIANPNCSTAQLVVALKPLHDKATIKRVVVSTYQSVSGAGKDAMDELFSQTKAVYTNDELIAKKFPKRIAFNVIPHIDVFMEDGYTKEEWKMMAETKKILDPKIKLSATCVRVPVFVGHSEAVNVEFENPLAADEAREILRKAPGCLVIDKQEPGGYATPYEAAGEDATYISRIREDATVENGLAFWCVSDNLRKGAALNAIQIAEVLINRKLITAKKKAA; this is encoded by the coding sequence ATGGGTTACAAAGTCGCAGTCGTCGGAGCGACCGGCAATGTCGGACGGGAAATGCTCAACATCCTCGATGAGCGCAAATTCCCCGCGGACGAGGTCGTGGCGTTGGCTTCACGCCGCAGCGTCGGCGTCGAGGTCTCCTATGGCGATCGAACATTGAAGGTCAAAGCGCTCGAGCACTACGACTTCTCCGACATCGACATCTGCCTGATGTCGGCGGGCGGCTCGGTCTCGAAGGAATGGTCGCCGAAGATCGGCGCCGCCGGCGCGGTCGTGATCGACAATTCCTCGGCCTGGCGCATGGACCCGGACGTGCCGTTGATCGTGCCGGAGGTGAACGCCGATGCGACCAAGGGCTTTGCCAAGAAGAACATCATCGCCAACCCGAACTGCTCGACCGCGCAGCTCGTCGTCGCGCTGAAGCCGCTGCACGACAAGGCGACCATCAAGCGCGTCGTGGTCTCGACCTATCAATCGGTGTCGGGCGCCGGCAAGGACGCGATGGACGAATTGTTCTCGCAGACCAAAGCCGTCTACACCAATGACGAGCTGATCGCGAAGAAATTCCCCAAGCGCATCGCCTTCAACGTCATCCCCCACATCGACGTCTTCATGGAGGACGGCTACACCAAGGAAGAGTGGAAGATGATGGCGGAGACCAAGAAGATCCTTGATCCCAAGATCAAGCTCTCCGCGACCTGCGTGCGCGTGCCGGTCTTCGTCGGTCATTCGGAAGCCGTCAACGTCGAGTTCGAGAACCCGCTCGCCGCGGACGAGGCGCGCGAGATCCTGCGCAAGGCGCCCGGCTGTCTCGTCATCGACAAGCAGGAGCCCGGCGGCTACGCCACGCCTTACGAAGCGGCCGGCGAGGACGCGACCTATATCAGCCGCATCCGCGAGGACGCCACGGTCGAGAACGGTCTCGCGTTCTGGTGCGTGTCGGACAATCTTCGCAAGGGCGCCGCGCTCAACGCGATCCAGATCGCCGAGGTTTTGATCAACCGCAAGCTGATCACGGCGAAAAAGAAGGCGGCGTAA
- a CDS encoding RidA family protein, with protein MKSRVETLTPPNTPKPIGPYSHIAKVGEHIWIGGTAGVDPVTGHLAGADIDAQTRQIFNSFKVMLDAVGSDLNHVTHINVFLQHMSDFEAMNAAYVEMMGDHRPARTVFSVHELPKPGVLLTMNLTAVTRER; from the coding sequence ATGAAATCCCGCGTAGAGACACTCACACCGCCGAACACGCCGAAACCGATCGGACCTTATAGTCACATCGCCAAAGTCGGTGAACATATATGGATTGGGGGGACCGCTGGCGTTGATCCGGTTACAGGACATTTGGCAGGGGCAGACATCGATGCCCAGACACGACAGATCTTCAATTCATTCAAAGTGATGCTTGATGCTGTCGGCTCCGACCTCAACCACGTTACTCACATCAATGTCTTCTTGCAGCACATGTCCGACTTCGAGGCGATGAATGCTGCCTATGTCGAGATGATGGGCGACCACAGACCTGCGCGCACAGTTTTCTCTGTCCACGAACTCCCTAAGCCAGGCGTCTTGCTTACGATGAACCTTACTGCGGTGACGAGAGAGCGATGA
- a CDS encoding DapH/DapD/GlmU-related protein, which translates to MDASHRPKIAETVIHETVRLREAQIGRRCEVLGDTRIEYSSLGDYSYLGENCEVADAVIGKFTAIANSVRIGAPNHPMGRPSQHRFTYCPEYYEATATRDRDFFADRRSDRVIVGNDCWIGHAAILLPGVSVGDGAVIAAGAVVSRDVPPYTIVGGVPARSIRKRFIDSVAESLRRIAWWDWPDEIIFERLSDFRSEAIEQFCKRYDPAFAPGR; encoded by the coding sequence ATGGATGCGTCGCATCGACCCAAGATCGCGGAAACCGTCATCCATGAAACGGTGCGCCTGCGCGAGGCGCAGATCGGGCGCCGTTGCGAAGTCCTGGGCGACACGCGCATCGAGTATTCCTCGCTCGGCGACTACTCCTATCTCGGCGAGAACTGCGAGGTCGCCGACGCCGTGATCGGGAAGTTCACGGCAATCGCCAACTCGGTGCGGATCGGCGCGCCGAATCATCCGATGGGTCGTCCGTCCCAACATCGCTTTACCTATTGCCCGGAATATTACGAGGCGACAGCGACCCGCGACCGCGACTTCTTTGCGGACCGCCGCAGCGACCGGGTGATCGTTGGCAATGATTGCTGGATCGGGCACGCCGCCATCCTGCTGCCGGGCGTGAGCGTCGGCGACGGCGCGGTGATCGCCGCAGGCGCGGTCGTCAGCCGCGATGTGCCGCCCTACACGATCGTCGGCGGCGTTCCCGCGCGCTCCATCCGCAAGCGCTTTATCGATTCTGTCGCGGAAAGCCTGCGCCGTATCGCCTGGTGGGATTGGCCGGATGAGATCATCTTCGAGCGTCTGAGCGATTTCCGCTCCGAGGCGATCGAACAATTTTGCAAGCGTTACGACCCGGCTTTTGCTCCCGGCCGGTAG
- the leuB gene encoding 3-isopropylmalate dehydrogenase, with the protein MATHKLLLLPGDGIGPEVMGEVKRLIDWLNAAGIAKFETDTGLVGGAAYDAHKVSISEGDMAKAKDADAVIFGAVGGPKWDAVPYEVRPEAGLLRLRKDLALFANLRPAVCYPALADASSLKREAIEGLDIVIVRELTGGVYFGEPKTITDLGNGQKRAIDTQVYDTYEIERIGRVAFELAKKRKNKVTSMEKRNVMKSGVLWNEVMTQVHKREYPDVTLEHQLADSGGMMLVKWPKQFDVIVTDNLFGDMLSDIAAMLTGSLGMLPSASLGEVDVKSKKRKALYEPVHGSAPDIAGQGLANPIAMISSFGMALRYSFDMGALADKVDAAIAAVLASGLRTADIKSEGTTAASTTQMGEAILKELQKLHA; encoded by the coding sequence ATGGCGACCCATAAACTGCTGCTGCTCCCCGGTGACGGCATTGGCCCCGAAGTGATGGGCGAGGTGAAGCGGCTGATCGACTGGCTCAATGCGGCCGGGATCGCCAAGTTCGAGACCGACACCGGGCTCGTGGGCGGCGCCGCCTATGACGCGCACAAGGTGTCGATCTCCGAGGGCGACATGGCCAAGGCCAAGGACGCCGACGCCGTGATCTTCGGTGCGGTCGGCGGTCCGAAATGGGATGCCGTTCCTTACGAGGTGCGCCCCGAAGCCGGCCTGCTCCGGCTGCGCAAGGATCTCGCTTTGTTCGCCAATTTACGCCCCGCCGTCTGCTATCCGGCGCTTGCCGACGCCTCGAGCCTGAAGCGTGAGGCCATCGAGGGCCTCGACATCGTGATCGTGCGGGAGCTCACCGGCGGCGTCTATTTCGGCGAGCCAAAGACCATCACCGATCTTGGCAACGGCCAGAAGCGCGCCATCGACACCCAGGTCTACGACACCTACGAGATCGAGCGCATCGGCCGCGTCGCCTTCGAGCTTGCCAAGAAGCGCAAGAACAAGGTGACCTCGATGGAAAAGCGCAACGTCATGAAGTCGGGCGTGCTCTGGAATGAGGTCATGACCCAGGTCCACAAGCGCGAATATCCCGATGTCACGCTCGAGCACCAGCTCGCCGATTCCGGCGGCATGATGCTGGTGAAATGGCCGAAGCAGTTCGACGTCATCGTCACCGACAATCTGTTCGGCGACATGCTCTCCGACATCGCGGCGATGCTGACCGGTTCGCTCGGCATGCTGCCCTCGGCCTCGCTCGGCGAGGTCGACGTCAAGAGCAAGAAGCGCAAGGCGCTGTACGAGCCCGTGCACGGCTCGGCGCCCGACATCGCAGGCCAAGGCCTCGCCAACCCGATCGCGATGATCTCGTCCTTCGGCATGGCGCTGCGCTATTCCTTCGACATGGGCGCGCTCGCCGACAAGGTCGATGCCGCGATCGCCGCCGTGCTGGCGAGCGGCCTGCGCACCGCCGACATCAAGTCGGAAGGCACCACCGCCGCCTCGACCACGCAGATGGGCGAAGCGATCCTGAAGGAATTGCAGAAGCTGCACGCGTAA